One Streptomyces coeruleorubidus DNA segment encodes these proteins:
- a CDS encoding lysyl oxidase family protein, with protein MTRRRTARLRRTLLAGITAIAVTAVTAGIVAAAQEPAKAATGPELSLVAATTSVTLTTWKEEPGVYLDLGTYLIAEGTPLELKVTRKSYKDPVTVTQTVYEGGKTKAKKLPTGTVKDFSGLPGFSEITLTDKAGKKVLTRSESFCPNNASGRVRPDAPSTSKYPESCSTNPFTLGSVWGVEKGWAANTYAGSYTEPVQLSAGTYTAKVGVAKKYRDLFGIADEAATVKVTVVERSDEDEESTTEAVPRSAKAGEHAGHGAGHQAPTAHAGHGPGHAPAPAEAAAPVTSGAGPSYNVGHGPLKAAPPALPWALKKKQTSALSPQAGDIGGQTDGSRQAPALKPLSKRPAGRPSVPDVPKPDLRSLPAYGITIGDGGKDIPGKDYLAFSANVWNAGPAQLVVDGFRSPGKANMDAFQYFYDAKGKQVGYTPTGTMEWDPRPGHVHWHFTDFASYRLLKADKKEAVRSGKEAFCLANTDAIDYTVKNANWHPYNTDLATACGEENSISVREVLDVGSGDTYTQDLPGQSFDITGVPNGTYYIQVLANPEKRLKETNLDNNSALRKIVLGGKPGKRTVTVPAHDLVNAN; from the coding sequence ATGACCAGAAGACGCACCGCCAGGCTGCGGCGTACGCTGCTCGCCGGCATCACGGCCATCGCCGTGACGGCCGTCACGGCGGGCATCGTGGCCGCAGCGCAGGAGCCTGCGAAGGCTGCGACGGGCCCCGAGCTGAGCCTCGTCGCGGCGACCACTTCGGTGACGCTCACCACTTGGAAGGAGGAGCCGGGTGTGTACCTGGACCTCGGCACCTACCTCATCGCCGAGGGGACGCCGCTTGAGCTCAAGGTGACCCGGAAGTCCTACAAGGACCCGGTGACTGTCACCCAGACCGTGTACGAGGGCGGCAAGACCAAGGCGAAGAAGCTGCCCACGGGCACTGTGAAGGACTTCTCCGGGCTGCCCGGCTTCTCAGAGATCACCCTCACCGACAAGGCCGGCAAGAAGGTCCTCACCCGCAGCGAGAGTTTCTGCCCGAACAACGCCAGCGGCCGAGTGCGGCCCGACGCACCCTCCACCTCCAAGTATCCGGAGAGCTGCTCCACCAACCCCTTCACGCTCGGCTCCGTGTGGGGCGTCGAGAAGGGCTGGGCGGCCAACACCTACGCGGGCTCCTACACCGAGCCGGTCCAGCTGTCGGCCGGTACGTACACGGCCAAGGTCGGTGTTGCCAAGAAGTACCGCGACCTGTTCGGCATCGCCGACGAAGCGGCCACGGTCAAGGTGACCGTGGTGGAACGAAGCGACGAGGACGAAGAGAGCACCACCGAGGCGGTGCCCCGCTCCGCGAAGGCCGGCGAGCACGCCGGGCACGGTGCCGGTCACCAGGCGCCGACCGCGCACGCCGGTCACGGGCCCGGGCATGCCCCGGCGCCCGCTGAGGCTGCCGCGCCGGTGACGAGCGGTGCGGGTCCTTCGTACAACGTGGGCCACGGTCCGCTGAAGGCCGCGCCGCCGGCCCTGCCGTGGGCGTTGAAGAAGAAGCAGACGTCCGCGCTGTCTCCGCAGGCCGGGGACATCGGCGGCCAGACCGACGGCTCGCGTCAGGCGCCCGCCCTCAAACCGCTGTCGAAGCGGCCCGCCGGTAGGCCCTCCGTCCCGGACGTCCCCAAGCCGGACCTGCGCTCGCTGCCGGCCTATGGCATCACCATCGGCGACGGCGGCAAGGACATCCCGGGCAAGGACTACCTGGCGTTCAGCGCCAACGTCTGGAACGCCGGTCCGGCGCAGCTCGTGGTGGACGGGTTCCGCTCGCCCGGCAAGGCCAATATGGACGCCTTCCAGTACTTCTACGACGCCAAGGGCAAGCAGGTCGGCTACACCCCGACCGGCACCATGGAGTGGGACCCGCGCCCGGGGCACGTGCACTGGCACTTCACCGACTTCGCCAGTTACCGGCTGCTGAAGGCCGACAAGAAGGAGGCCGTGCGCAGCGGCAAGGAAGCGTTCTGCCTGGCCAACACCGACGCCATCGACTACACGGTGAAGAACGCCAACTGGCACCCGTACAACACCGACCTGGCCACCGCCTGCGGTGAGGAGAACTCGATTTCCGTCCGCGAGGTGCTGGACGTCGGCTCCGGTGACACTTACACCCAGGACCTGCCGGGCCAGTCCTTCGACATCACCGGCGTGCCCAACGGCACCTACTACATCCAGGTGCTGGCCAACCCGGAGAAGCGGCTGAAGGAAACCAACCTCGACAACAACAGTGCCCTGCGGAAGATCGTGCTCGGCGGCAAGCCGGGTAAGCGGACGGTCACCGTGCCGGCGCACGACCTGGTGAACGCCAACTGA
- a CDS encoding DEAD/DEAH box helicase yields the protein MSESARADAQQQDDVSEASGATSAVPTAASFAQLGLPAEVLRALDEHGVTVPFPIQAAALPNALAGRDVLGRGRTGSGKTLAFGLGMLVRTAGQRAQPKEPLALVLVPTRELAQQVGEALTPYAEALRLRLATVVGGVSIGRQAAVLRDGAEIVVATPGRLRDLIERKGCRLGRVRIAVLDEADQMCDMGFLPQVTEILDQVRPGGQRMLFSATLDRDVDQLVQRYLRDPAVHSVDPSSNAVSAIEHHVFVVHGPDRYAVTTEIAARDGRVLLFLDTKHGVDLLTRHLRASGVAAAALHSGKSQPQRTRTLAQFKNRQVTALVATNVAARGLHVDDLDLVVNVDPATDPKDYLHRAGRTARAGRSGTVVTLVLSGQRRETSQVMADADVAPKVSKVRSGEAELSRITGAKAPSGKLLDGGSAVPRPKNHNAPFRGLGSTKDAKGGSGGRPSRKSSEARKLAEARKAARVRRSG from the coding sequence GTGAGCGAATCAGCACGTGCCGATGCCCAGCAGCAGGACGATGTGTCCGAGGCGTCGGGCGCCACTTCGGCGGTGCCCACGGCTGCCTCCTTCGCGCAGCTGGGGTTGCCGGCCGAGGTTCTGCGGGCGCTCGATGAGCACGGTGTGACTGTGCCCTTCCCCATCCAGGCGGCGGCGCTGCCGAACGCGCTCGCGGGACGGGACGTCCTGGGCCGGGGCCGCACAGGATCCGGCAAGACGCTCGCCTTCGGCCTGGGGATGCTCGTCCGGACGGCCGGGCAGCGCGCGCAGCCGAAAGAGCCGCTGGCGCTCGTTCTGGTGCCTACCAGGGAGCTGGCGCAGCAGGTCGGTGAGGCGCTCACCCCATACGCCGAGGCGCTACGGCTACGGCTCGCGACCGTGGTGGGCGGAGTGTCCATCGGACGGCAGGCCGCCGTGCTGCGGGATGGCGCCGAGATCGTCGTCGCCACGCCCGGTCGGCTGCGCGACCTCATCGAGCGCAAGGGCTGCCGACTGGGACGGGTGCGCATCGCGGTCTTGGACGAGGCCGACCAGATGTGTGACATGGGGTTCCTTCCGCAGGTCACCGAGATCCTGGACCAGGTGCGTCCCGGCGGGCAGCGGATGCTGTTCTCCGCCACCCTCGACCGCGACGTCGACCAGCTGGTGCAGCGCTACCTGCGCGACCCCGCCGTCCACTCCGTGGACCCCTCGTCCAACGCGGTCTCCGCGATCGAGCACCACGTCTTCGTCGTACACGGCCCGGACCGGTACGCCGTGACCACGGAGATCGCCGCTCGGGACGGCCGCGTCCTGCTGTTCCTGGACACCAAGCACGGCGTCGACCTGCTCACGCGGCATCTGCGGGCCAGCGGCGTGGCCGCCGCCGCCCTGCACAGCGGGAAGTCCCAGCCGCAGCGCACCCGGACCCTGGCCCAGTTCAAGAACCGGCAGGTCACCGCGCTGGTAGCGACGAACGTTGCCGCACGCGGCCTGCACGTCGACGACCTCGACCTCGTGGTCAACGTCGACCCAGCCACCGATCCGAAGGACTATCTGCACCGCGCGGGCCGCACGGCCCGGGCCGGCCGCTCCGGCACCGTCGTGACACTCGTCCTGTCGGGACAGCGCCGCGAGACGAGCCAGGTCATGGCGGACGCCGACGTCGCCCCCAAGGTCTCCAAAGTGCGGTCCGGCGAGGCGGAGCTAAGCCGGATCACCGGAGCCAAGGCCCCGTCCGGAAAGCTTCTCGACGGCGGGTCGGCCGTACCGCGCCCCAAGAACCACAACGCCCCGTTCCGCGGCCTGGGCAGCACCAAGGACGCGAAGGGCGGCTCCGGCGGCAGGCCGTCCCGCAAGAGCAGCGAGGCCCGCAAGCTCGCGGAGGCCCGCAAGGCGGCCCGGGTGCGGCGCAGCGGCTGA